In one window of Syngnathus scovelli strain Florida chromosome 20, RoL_Ssco_1.2, whole genome shotgun sequence DNA:
- the znf512 gene encoding zinc finger protein 512 isoform X1: MKRGYAGKRYQNPHNVSINNPSTSCSGLAKVVRLPPRLLLKDMWPHSKGTAQFQDRNFHSWTPGGEPPQEQLWPEEVGHSSQQDMWTVMAGRDNNRGQYQAGKLPSSEPNRTWNPSRNVFCRPDSVATIVGGVQNDTDVFTRQPGEDEQKRPPVISRKKEPPIYPPGSPEEQWQLQIVARGRANCPKCKSVSRKTVEGLKKHMDNCRLQAFTCQHCGKQLRSSTGMKYHIMADHGSPPSVEDIQDLDVRVLKDKLRTILKQLGKVKCPKEGCTATFSSIMGYMYHIKKCGKEQAELDKMLLTCSHCGKAYKSKAGLEYHLKSEHPPVNPEHQDEALEVQSQAEAEKTASGRVQRASAQLANFHMAQMSNKDPSKDCSKRPFQSDLVPDDKKLKYLRPGLPAFSQELLTKWKNELKLHKKLLCPNQVVCSFILTKICPLQCNIPVCIVFQGCGCTYTSVSGLKAHLGLCTRGDFEVGMYQCLLCDKEFHSESGVKYHINATHSQEWFVTNKKASMKLKRQPRETVYHTEQKIVDHHHYHHPLSRPFTLLCTPVERSARPVWLLDDVSAEQAPIESEEADKMVEGEPKDGFQPTRSSMLME, translated from the exons ATGAAGAGAGGTTACGCCGGAAAAAG GTACCAGAATCCTCACAATGTCTCCATAAATAATCCAAGCACAAGCTGCTCTGGTCTTGCCAAGGTTGTCAGGCTTCCTCCCAGGCTATTGTTGAAGGACATGTGGCCTCACAGCAAAGGAACCGCCCAGTTTCAGGACCGAAACTTCCACTCCTGGACTCCAGGTGGAGAACCACCACAGGAACAATTATGGCCAGAGGAAGTAGGGCACTCCAGTCAGCAGGACATGTGGACAGTCATGGCAGGAAGGGACAACAACCGAGGCCAGTATCAGGCTGGGAAGCTGCCTTCCTCAGAACCAAACCGGACTTGGAACCCCAGCAGAAATGTATTCTGCAGGCCTG ATTCAGTAGCAACAATTGTTGGTGGTGTCCAAAACGACACAGATGTCTTCACGCGTCAGCCTGGTGAGGATGAACAGAAGAGGCCACCAGTGATCTCCAGGAAGAAGGAGCCTCCAATTTATCCTCCAG GCAGCCCGGAGGAGCAATGGCAGCTCCAGATTGTCGCCAGAGGCCGAGCCAACTGTCCCAAATGTAAAAGTGTGAGCAGGAAGACGGTGGAAGGGCTCAAGAAGCACATGGACAACTGCAGACTG CAAGCGTTTACGTGCCAACACTGCGGGAAGCAGCTCAGGTCTTCCACGGGGATGAAGTATCACATCATGGCCGACCACGGCAGCCCG CCGTCAGTGGAAGACATCCAGGACCTGGACGTGCGTGTCCTCAAAGACAAACTAAGGACAATTTTAAAGCAGTTGGGGAAAGTCAAGTGCCCCAAAGAG GGTTGCACAGCGACGTTCAGTAGCATCATGGGTTACATGTACCACATTAAGAAGTGCGGGAAGGAGCAAGCAGAACTGGACAAGATGCTGCTCACTTGCTCGCATTGCGGGAAAGCATACAAGTCCAAAGCAGGCCTGGAGTACCACCTGAAGTCCGAACACCCCCCCGTGAATCCCGAGCATCAAGATGAGGCATTGGAGGTCCAGAGCCAGGCTGAGGCGGAGAAGACAGCCAGCGGCAGAGTCCAGCGGGCTTCAGCGCAGCTGGCCAACTTCCACATGGCGCAGATGTCCAACAAGGACCCATCAAAAGACTGTTCCAAAAGGCCCTTTCAGTCCGACCTGGTGCCCGACGACAAAAAG TTGAAGTACTTGCGACCTGGCCTGCCTGCCTTCAGCCAGGAGCTGCTGACGAAGTGGAAGAACGAATTGAAGCTACACAAGAAGCTCCTCTGTCCCAACCAGGTCGTGTGCTCATTTATTCTGACAAAAATATGTCCTCTTCAATGCAACATCCCGGTTTGTATTGTCTTTCAGGGTTGTGGATGCACATACACTAGCGTATCCGGACTCAAGGCTCACTTGGGGCTATGTACAAGG GGCGACTTTGAGGTGGGAATGTACCAATGTCTGCTTTGCGACAAGGAGTTTCACTCGGAGAGCGGTGTGAAATATCACATCAACGCCACGCATTCGCAG GAATGGTTTGTGACCAACAAAAAAGCTTCCATGAAGTTGAAAAGGCAGCCCAGAGAGACGGTCTACCATACAGAGCAGAAGATCGTGGACCACCACCATTATCATCATCCTCTTTCACGCCCTTTCACCCTTCTGTGCACACCTGTGGAGCGTTCAGCCCGGCCCGTGTGGCTGCTTGATGATGTGAGCGCCGAGCAGGCCCCCATTGAGTCGGAGGAGGCCGACAAGATGGTGGAGGGGGAGCCCAAGGACGGGTTCCAGCCGACACGAAGCAGCATGTTGATGGAGTGA
- the znf512 gene encoding zinc finger protein 512 isoform X2: MKRGYAGKRYQNPHNVSINNPSTSCSGLAKVVRLPPRLLLKDMWPHSKGTAQFQDRNFHSWTPGGEPPQEQLWPEEVGHSSQQDMWTVMAGRDNNRGQYQAGKLPSSEPNRTWNPSRNVFCRPDVFTRQPGEDEQKRPPVISRKKEPPIYPPGSPEEQWQLQIVARGRANCPKCKSVSRKTVEGLKKHMDNCRLQAFTCQHCGKQLRSSTGMKYHIMADHGSPPSVEDIQDLDVRVLKDKLRTILKQLGKVKCPKEGCTATFSSIMGYMYHIKKCGKEQAELDKMLLTCSHCGKAYKSKAGLEYHLKSEHPPVNPEHQDEALEVQSQAEAEKTASGRVQRASAQLANFHMAQMSNKDPSKDCSKRPFQSDLVPDDKKLKYLRPGLPAFSQELLTKWKNELKLHKKLLCPNQVVCSFILTKICPLQCNIPVCIVFQGCGCTYTSVSGLKAHLGLCTRGDFEVGMYQCLLCDKEFHSESGVKYHINATHSQEWFVTNKKASMKLKRQPRETVYHTEQKIVDHHHYHHPLSRPFTLLCTPVERSARPVWLLDDVSAEQAPIESEEADKMVEGEPKDGFQPTRSSMLME; this comes from the exons ATGAAGAGAGGTTACGCCGGAAAAAG GTACCAGAATCCTCACAATGTCTCCATAAATAATCCAAGCACAAGCTGCTCTGGTCTTGCCAAGGTTGTCAGGCTTCCTCCCAGGCTATTGTTGAAGGACATGTGGCCTCACAGCAAAGGAACCGCCCAGTTTCAGGACCGAAACTTCCACTCCTGGACTCCAGGTGGAGAACCACCACAGGAACAATTATGGCCAGAGGAAGTAGGGCACTCCAGTCAGCAGGACATGTGGACAGTCATGGCAGGAAGGGACAACAACCGAGGCCAGTATCAGGCTGGGAAGCTGCCTTCCTCAGAACCAAACCGGACTTGGAACCCCAGCAGAAATGTATTCTGCAGGCCTG ATGTCTTCACGCGTCAGCCTGGTGAGGATGAACAGAAGAGGCCACCAGTGATCTCCAGGAAGAAGGAGCCTCCAATTTATCCTCCAG GCAGCCCGGAGGAGCAATGGCAGCTCCAGATTGTCGCCAGAGGCCGAGCCAACTGTCCCAAATGTAAAAGTGTGAGCAGGAAGACGGTGGAAGGGCTCAAGAAGCACATGGACAACTGCAGACTG CAAGCGTTTACGTGCCAACACTGCGGGAAGCAGCTCAGGTCTTCCACGGGGATGAAGTATCACATCATGGCCGACCACGGCAGCCCG CCGTCAGTGGAAGACATCCAGGACCTGGACGTGCGTGTCCTCAAAGACAAACTAAGGACAATTTTAAAGCAGTTGGGGAAAGTCAAGTGCCCCAAAGAG GGTTGCACAGCGACGTTCAGTAGCATCATGGGTTACATGTACCACATTAAGAAGTGCGGGAAGGAGCAAGCAGAACTGGACAAGATGCTGCTCACTTGCTCGCATTGCGGGAAAGCATACAAGTCCAAAGCAGGCCTGGAGTACCACCTGAAGTCCGAACACCCCCCCGTGAATCCCGAGCATCAAGATGAGGCATTGGAGGTCCAGAGCCAGGCTGAGGCGGAGAAGACAGCCAGCGGCAGAGTCCAGCGGGCTTCAGCGCAGCTGGCCAACTTCCACATGGCGCAGATGTCCAACAAGGACCCATCAAAAGACTGTTCCAAAAGGCCCTTTCAGTCCGACCTGGTGCCCGACGACAAAAAG TTGAAGTACTTGCGACCTGGCCTGCCTGCCTTCAGCCAGGAGCTGCTGACGAAGTGGAAGAACGAATTGAAGCTACACAAGAAGCTCCTCTGTCCCAACCAGGTCGTGTGCTCATTTATTCTGACAAAAATATGTCCTCTTCAATGCAACATCCCGGTTTGTATTGTCTTTCAGGGTTGTGGATGCACATACACTAGCGTATCCGGACTCAAGGCTCACTTGGGGCTATGTACAAGG GGCGACTTTGAGGTGGGAATGTACCAATGTCTGCTTTGCGACAAGGAGTTTCACTCGGAGAGCGGTGTGAAATATCACATCAACGCCACGCATTCGCAG GAATGGTTTGTGACCAACAAAAAAGCTTCCATGAAGTTGAAAAGGCAGCCCAGAGAGACGGTCTACCATACAGAGCAGAAGATCGTGGACCACCACCATTATCATCATCCTCTTTCACGCCCTTTCACCCTTCTGTGCACACCTGTGGAGCGTTCAGCCCGGCCCGTGTGGCTGCTTGATGATGTGAGCGCCGAGCAGGCCCCCATTGAGTCGGAGGAGGCCGACAAGATGGTGGAGGGGGAGCCCAAGGACGGGTTCCAGCCGACACGAAGCAGCATGTTGATGGAGTGA
- the znf512 gene encoding zinc finger protein 512 isoform X3, whose product MKRGYAGKRYQNPHNVSINNPSTSCSGLAKVVRLPPRLLLKDMWPHSKGTAQFQDRNFHSWTPGGEPPQEQLWPEEVGHSSQQDMWTVMAGRDNNRGQYQAGKLPSSEPNRTWNPSRNVFCRPDSVATIVGGVQNDTDVFTRQPGEDEQKRPPVISRKKEPPIYPPGSPEEQWQLQIVARGRANCPKCKSVSRKTVEGLKKHMDNCRLQAFTCQHCGKQLRSSTGMKYHIMADHGSPPSVEDIQDLDVRVLKDKLRTILKQLGKVKCPKEGCTATFSSIMGYMYHIKKCGKEQAELDKMLLTCSHCGKAYKSKAGLEYHLKSEHPPVNPEHQDEALEVQSQAEAEKTASGRVQRASAQLANFHMAQMSNKDPSKDCSKRPFQSDLVPDDKKLKYLRPGLPAFSQELLTKWKNELKLHKKLLCPNQGCGCTYTSVSGLKAHLGLCTRGDFEVGMYQCLLCDKEFHSESGVKYHINATHSQEWFVTNKKASMKLKRQPRETVYHTEQKIVDHHHYHHPLSRPFTLLCTPVERSARPVWLLDDVSAEQAPIESEEADKMVEGEPKDGFQPTRSSMLME is encoded by the exons ATGAAGAGAGGTTACGCCGGAAAAAG GTACCAGAATCCTCACAATGTCTCCATAAATAATCCAAGCACAAGCTGCTCTGGTCTTGCCAAGGTTGTCAGGCTTCCTCCCAGGCTATTGTTGAAGGACATGTGGCCTCACAGCAAAGGAACCGCCCAGTTTCAGGACCGAAACTTCCACTCCTGGACTCCAGGTGGAGAACCACCACAGGAACAATTATGGCCAGAGGAAGTAGGGCACTCCAGTCAGCAGGACATGTGGACAGTCATGGCAGGAAGGGACAACAACCGAGGCCAGTATCAGGCTGGGAAGCTGCCTTCCTCAGAACCAAACCGGACTTGGAACCCCAGCAGAAATGTATTCTGCAGGCCTG ATTCAGTAGCAACAATTGTTGGTGGTGTCCAAAACGACACAGATGTCTTCACGCGTCAGCCTGGTGAGGATGAACAGAAGAGGCCACCAGTGATCTCCAGGAAGAAGGAGCCTCCAATTTATCCTCCAG GCAGCCCGGAGGAGCAATGGCAGCTCCAGATTGTCGCCAGAGGCCGAGCCAACTGTCCCAAATGTAAAAGTGTGAGCAGGAAGACGGTGGAAGGGCTCAAGAAGCACATGGACAACTGCAGACTG CAAGCGTTTACGTGCCAACACTGCGGGAAGCAGCTCAGGTCTTCCACGGGGATGAAGTATCACATCATGGCCGACCACGGCAGCCCG CCGTCAGTGGAAGACATCCAGGACCTGGACGTGCGTGTCCTCAAAGACAAACTAAGGACAATTTTAAAGCAGTTGGGGAAAGTCAAGTGCCCCAAAGAG GGTTGCACAGCGACGTTCAGTAGCATCATGGGTTACATGTACCACATTAAGAAGTGCGGGAAGGAGCAAGCAGAACTGGACAAGATGCTGCTCACTTGCTCGCATTGCGGGAAAGCATACAAGTCCAAAGCAGGCCTGGAGTACCACCTGAAGTCCGAACACCCCCCCGTGAATCCCGAGCATCAAGATGAGGCATTGGAGGTCCAGAGCCAGGCTGAGGCGGAGAAGACAGCCAGCGGCAGAGTCCAGCGGGCTTCAGCGCAGCTGGCCAACTTCCACATGGCGCAGATGTCCAACAAGGACCCATCAAAAGACTGTTCCAAAAGGCCCTTTCAGTCCGACCTGGTGCCCGACGACAAAAAG TTGAAGTACTTGCGACCTGGCCTGCCTGCCTTCAGCCAGGAGCTGCTGACGAAGTGGAAGAACGAATTGAAGCTACACAAGAAGCTCCTCTGTCCCAACCAG GGTTGTGGATGCACATACACTAGCGTATCCGGACTCAAGGCTCACTTGGGGCTATGTACAAGG GGCGACTTTGAGGTGGGAATGTACCAATGTCTGCTTTGCGACAAGGAGTTTCACTCGGAGAGCGGTGTGAAATATCACATCAACGCCACGCATTCGCAG GAATGGTTTGTGACCAACAAAAAAGCTTCCATGAAGTTGAAAAGGCAGCCCAGAGAGACGGTCTACCATACAGAGCAGAAGATCGTGGACCACCACCATTATCATCATCCTCTTTCACGCCCTTTCACCCTTCTGTGCACACCTGTGGAGCGTTCAGCCCGGCCCGTGTGGCTGCTTGATGATGTGAGCGCCGAGCAGGCCCCCATTGAGTCGGAGGAGGCCGACAAGATGGTGGAGGGGGAGCCCAAGGACGGGTTCCAGCCGACACGAAGCAGCATGTTGATGGAGTGA